CCACGCGTCCCTGCAGCACGAGCGGGATGGCGACCCGCTGCCGCCGCGGGTCCACCCCCAGGTCGGCGGGCTGCCAGAGGCCGCGGATCACGCGCTGCTCCGTCTTTCCGCTGAAGACGTGCAGACTGGAATCGCTCCACGAGGTCACCAGCAGGCGGCCGTCCCTGAGCGCCTCCACCCCGTCGAACCGCCCCGTGCCGATGGCGATGGTGGTGCGGGTGCCCTGGCCCAGCGCGTACACCTCGCTGCGGAAGGGGTGGAACGCCACCACGATCCAGCGCCGCCCCGCGGAGTCCCAGGTGATCCCGTTCGGCAGCTTCAGCTCCTTGCCGCTGGCCAGCAGCGAGACCGCGCGCCCCGGCCCGATCGCGAAGATCTTGTCCGTGCCGTGGTAGAGGACGCCCTTGGGCGTCATCGAGATGCCGGTGTCCGTCACGCGCATCGTGCCGTCCGGTCCCACGGCGATGTCGTTGAGCAGCATCGCGTGGTGCGGGCGCATGTCGATCGTAGCGAGCGGCGCGCCGGTGCGGCGGTGGAAGCCGCGCAGCACGTCGATGTCCGCCACCCAGAGCGTGTCGCCCTGGATCGCCATCCCCTTGGGCGCGTCCAGCACCACCCCGCCGGTGCCGCCCTGCGCAAAGATCGTCACCGGCCCCAGCGTCGCCGCGGGGATGCGCGCGATGTAGCCCTTGCCGTCCTTTGCGGAGCCGGGGCCCACCATGTTGGAGACGAAGTAGACGTCCTGGTCCGCGTCGTAGCGCACCGACTCCGGAAAGCCGAGCCCCTGCACCACGTGGAGCTTGCGGGCCAGCGGCGCGTCGCGCGCCTCGGCCGAGCCGCACGCGCAGAGGAAGAGCGCGAGGAGTGCGCCCACGGGGAGGGGGAGCCGGTGCGCCATGGGTCCGGAAGGGTGCGGGTGTGCCAGCGTGCGGCGGCGGGCCCAGCGCCGA
The nucleotide sequence above comes from Longimicrobium sp.. Encoded proteins:
- a CDS encoding SMP-30/gluconolactonase/LRE family protein; protein product: MAHRLPLPVGALLALFLCACGSAEARDAPLARKLHVVQGLGFPESVRYDADQDVYFVSNMVGPGSAKDGKGYIARIPAATLGPVTIFAQGGTGGVVLDAPKGMAIQGDTLWVADIDVLRGFHRRTGAPLATIDMRPHHAMLLNDIAVGPDGTMRVTDTGISMTPKGVLYHGTDKIFAIGPGRAVSLLASGKELKLPNGITWDSAGRRWIVVAFHPFRSEVYALGQGTRTTIAIGTGRFDGVEALRDGRLLVTSWSDSSLHVFSGKTEQRVIRGLWQPADLGVDPRRQRVAIPLVLQGRVEIWELPGA